A section of the Bryobacteraceae bacterium genome encodes:
- a CDS encoding IS481 family transposase — protein sequence MSTREKLIKARLGLLALAQELDNVRLACKRAGISRSHCYEIKEAYEKYGAEGLAPQPRRRPRMPNQTPPELEQRILEMTEQFPTYSYVRISGQLRLIGVGVSPSTVRAVWQRHGLTLRIHRLFWLEQKTADRGGVLTDRQIRLIQLHRRRTVDPEQHVEAPYPGYLLCQDTYFVGTIKGVGKIYMQSVVDANCSLAFAKLALSKAPMTAVDTLYDRVLPFCEESGVAVEHILTDNGREYCGRELQHFFDLFLALNQIQHRRTEVRSPETNGFCERFHRTVKEEFFSVAFRKTLYESLDQLQADLDRYLDFYNRQRAHQGYRTKGRTPYQAFSDGLALLPQREAA from the coding sequence ATGAGCACCAGAGAGAAGCTTATCAAGGCCCGCTTGGGGCTATTGGCCCTGGCCCAGGAACTCGACAACGTCCGCCTGGCCTGCAAGCGTGCCGGCATCAGCAGGAGCCACTGCTACGAAATCAAGGAAGCTTACGAAAAGTACGGTGCCGAGGGCTTGGCGCCGCAGCCGCGGCGTCGCCCTCGGATGCCCAACCAGACGCCTCCGGAACTCGAACAGCGCATCCTTGAGATGACCGAGCAATTCCCCACCTACAGCTATGTCCGCATCAGCGGCCAACTCCGCCTCATCGGCGTCGGCGTTTCGCCTTCCACGGTGCGCGCCGTCTGGCAGCGCCACGGACTCACTCTGCGCATCCACCGCCTGTTCTGGCTGGAGCAAAAGACCGCCGATCGCGGCGGCGTGCTGACCGACCGCCAGATCCGGCTCATCCAACTCCACCGCCGGCGAACGGTCGATCCCGAACAGCACGTCGAAGCGCCGTATCCAGGCTATTTGCTGTGCCAGGACACCTACTTCGTCGGCACCATCAAGGGCGTCGGCAAGATCTACATGCAGAGCGTGGTCGACGCCAATTGCTCGCTGGCGTTCGCCAAGCTGGCGCTGTCGAAGGCGCCGATGACGGCCGTGGACACGCTCTACGACCGTGTGCTGCCCTTCTGTGAAGAGAGCGGCGTGGCGGTTGAGCACATCCTCACCGATAATGGCAGGGAATACTGTGGGCGCGAGTTGCAGCATTTCTTTGATCTGTTCCTGGCGCTGAACCAGATCCAGCATCGCCGCACCGAAGTGCGCTCGCCGGAGACCAACGGCTTCTGCGAACGCTTCCACCGCACGGTGAAGGAGGAGTTCTTCTCGGTGGCCTTCCGCAAGACCCTCTATGAAAGCCTGGACCAGCTCCAGGCCGACCTGGACCGATACCTGGATTTCTACAACCGCCAGCGAGCCCATCAGGGTTACCGCACGAAGGGAAGGACCCCCTACCAGGCCTTCTCAGATGGTTTGGCTTTGCTGCCTCAGCGGGAGGCAGCATGA